One part of the Acidobacteriota bacterium genome encodes these proteins:
- a CDS encoding amidohydrolase, which produces MDHTGVDRMVSLRRQFHRRPELAFDEIETARTIMLELDRLGIPYDYGGAGGGVVGRLVGSGPGRRIALRAEMDALPCEEETGRPFTSAIPGRMHACGHDVHMAMVLGSAARLAADPPPGEVVFVFQPAEERGNGARIMVEAGALDGVDAIFAGHVTTEYPVGRIMVSEGTITAHSDRFCIEVRGESGHGARPHEAVDAVLVTGLLITSIQSLVSRYVNPVWPSVVTIGQVRAGTAANIIAGYAALDGIIRTTRPDVRREIIEGLERTASALGELHRARIDVRIDESCPSVVNTPAETALAVDAVGEVLGEDAVVVADHPSMGAEDFSWFLTDTPGCYVRFGARSETGEYIPLHSPKFDVDERVLAVAARYYETVVRRAAGLSCVTLSADVADLP; this is translated from the coding sequence ATGGACCATACAGGCGTCGATCGCATGGTGTCGTTGCGGAGGCAGTTTCACCGGCGGCCGGAATTGGCGTTCGACGAGATAGAAACCGCGCGCACCATCATGCTGGAACTGGATCGTCTCGGCATCCCCTACGACTATGGGGGAGCTGGCGGCGGCGTGGTTGGTCGCCTCGTGGGCAGCGGCCCCGGCCGGCGCATCGCACTCCGCGCGGAAATGGACGCCCTCCCGTGCGAGGAGGAGACCGGACGCCCATTCACCTCCGCCATTCCCGGCCGGATGCACGCTTGCGGACATGATGTCCACATGGCGATGGTGCTCGGTAGCGCGGCGCGACTCGCCGCCGATCCGCCGCCCGGCGAGGTGGTATTCGTCTTCCAGCCGGCCGAGGAACGGGGAAACGGTGCTCGCATCATGGTGGAGGCGGGCGCCCTCGACGGCGTAGATGCGATCTTCGCCGGTCACGTCACGACGGAGTATCCGGTCGGTCGCATCATGGTTTCGGAGGGGACCATCACCGCGCATTCCGACCGCTTCTGCATCGAGGTGCGCGGTGAGAGTGGCCATGGCGCACGGCCGCACGAGGCGGTGGATGCGGTGTTGGTGACCGGATTGCTAATCACGTCAATCCAGTCGCTGGTGTCGCGATACGTCAACCCGGTCTGGCCATCGGTGGTCACGATCGGCCAGGTGCGGGCAGGAACGGCGGCCAACATCATCGCGGGCTACGCGGCCCTGGACGGGATCATTCGCACCACCCGGCCAGACGTGCGCAGGGAGATCATCGAGGGACTCGAGCGGACCGCGTCGGCATTGGGTGAACTGCACCGCGCGCGGATTGACGTGCGGATCGACGAGAGCTGTCCGTCGGTCGTGAACACTCCGGCGGAAACGGCGCTTGCAGTGGATGCGGTAGGAGAGGTGCTGGGGGAGGACGCGGTAGTGGTCGCGGATCACCCCAGCATGGGTGCGGAGGATTTCTCCTGGTTCCTGACAGACACGCCCGGTTGCTACGTCCGCTTTGGCGCGCGGTCGGAGACGGGGGAGTACATACCCCTCCACTCACCTAAGTTCGATGTCGACGAACGGGTCCTGGCGGTGGCCGCCAGGTACTACGAAACGGTCGTGCGTCGCGCCGCTGGCCTATCGTGCGTCACACTTTCAGCAGACGTGGCAGATCTTCCATAA